In Xylanibacillus composti, the genomic stretch TCATATTCCCTCCGGCCTAACGGCCTTTCCGGGAAGGTGCCGACCAGCGTCTCGGCCGTCCCCATGGAATCATAGACGACTCCAGGCTCGATTGCTCCTACCGACAGCGCGGCGCACACATGGTCATGCCCGGAAATGCCCACCGGCGTACCGGGCTGCAGACGGCCAATCCCGGTCTGTACCTTGCCGACCGTTGCGCCCGCAGGGTGCGCCTCCGGGAAGATGGCCGGATCGATGCCGAAGTGCCGAATCCACGGCTGATCCCATTCCTTCGTATCTATCCGGAAGGCATAGGTGCGCGCTGCCAGTGAGTAGTCGAAGGCGAACTGCCCCGTCAGCCGATAAGCGATATAGCCCGATGCCGACAGCCAGACCGCATTGTCGAAGGAGGACGCATCCCGCTCCTTCAGCCACAGCAGCTTCGGCAATCCATGCTTGAAGCTCAGATGCAGGCCGCTCTTCGTAAAGCGTTCGTACACGTCTGCTTCCCGCTCGATCCGCTCCGCTTGCGGAACGGAGCACGTTTCGTACCACGGCAGAAACAGCGAGCGCGGCGACCCGCTTGTCCGATCCACCAGCAATCCTGCTTCCGCCATGCTGGTAATGCCAATGGAAGCCACAGCCGGATGACCGGCCTTCTCCAACGCTTCCTCCATTGCAGACAGCGCCGTCTGCCACATTTCCTCCGGATCGTATACGGCGAAGCCTTCCGGATGCGTGTGCACCGGCGTAGGCCTGCTTGCCGCGGCAACCTGTGTGCCGTCCAGCGCAAATAACCCGGCTTTCATATTCGTTGTTCCAATATCTATCCCTAGCAGCAAAAAGAATTCCCCCTGTTCTCCCCGGCAGCCTCGCGCAACTGATGATTTGCGGAACTCAGCCGTTTTCTCTCACTTTACCACAAACGGCATGCGCCACAAAGCTCCAATCGTTTACTCCCGTCCGCCCTGTTCACGGTGCCCAAGCGGCTTCCGCCCGCTTATGAGGATGTGATCGCGCTGCGCACGGCCAAAATATATTTCGCCTGATCCAGCGGATTGACGCCGACGCGAGGCCGCTCTGCCTCCACATCGGGCGGACATTCCTGATAACCCGCGAAAAATGTGGAGAGCACGCCGCGCCCCTTGGTCATCGAGCCGAAGCGTGCCGGAAAGTCCAGGGAGGTAGCCACCGGCAGCTCGCCTTCCAGCTCCATGCGCTCCTGCCGGACAACGGGCGTGTCGAAGCGACCGCGCATGCCGAGCAATTCGTTCATGACTCTGCCGCCCACTTCTTCCGGAACGGAAATGCGGAAGCGCAGCATCGGCTCCAGCAGCTTCGTCCCAATCCGGTTGAGTCCATCCATGATGCCCATAGGTGTCGCCACAACGAAATCCAGCGGATGCGTATGCCATACGTGGTGCTCCCCCTCGATCAGCGTCACCCGCAGATCGGTCACCTCCCAGCCGCGCAGCCCTTGCTGCAGCGCCTCGGGGACGCGCCTTTCCACTTCATTCTGATAGCTCTCGAGCAGCCGGTCTGTCCGTACGATTGAGGAATACTGCAGACCGCTTCCCCGCTCCAACGGCTCTATGCGGAAGCGAAGGATCGCCCAGCAGGGCTTCGGCGTCAGATAAGCCACGTAGCCTTCCCCGACACCGGCAGGCGTTTCCTTATAGATAACCGATGGCGGATCGAACGCTACCTCGAGGCCGAAGCGGCTGCGCATAATATGGGAAAGCACTTCCACTTGAATCGGCCCCATCACCTTCAAGTGCAGCTCTCTCTGTCCCTGCAGCCACTGCAGGTCGAGCAGCGGGTCCTCGTCCGCCAGCTCCTGCAGCGCGGCTACAACGGCAGGATAATCGGCTTCGCTGCGCCAGCGAACCTGCACCGTCAATAGCGGCACGGCCATTCGGGGCGCCTCCGGCACGTGGGCCGGATCGCCGATCACATCGCCGATGCGCACCCGATTCCAGCCGCATACCGCAGCAATATCGCCCGCTGCCAGCACCCCGACATCCTCCGCGCGCTGCCCGTCGATCTTACGGATTTGGGTCACCTTCTCCTCGATGTCTTGTGTCGCATTGCGCACAGACTCCCTGTTGTGGACAGTACCGCTGTACAGGCGAACATAGGCCAACTTGCCCATTGCCGGATCTCGCTCCAGCTTGAAGACGACGCCCGACACAGGCGCTTGCATGTCTCCCTGAGGCTCCGGGACCCCAATCACCATCGCGTCCATCAAAGCTTCCACACCGATGCCTCGATTGGCTGCTCCGAACAACACCGGCACCAGACGCGCCTGCCGCGTTAGCGACCAGACGAGGGCGGCGAGCTCTTCCCTCGCGATCGGCTGATCGTTCAAGTACCGCTCGAGCAGCTGCTCATCCTGCTCGGCTGCCGTCTCAATCAGCTGCGTTTCGAAGGCTTCCGCTTCAGGAAGCAGCGCATCCTGCAATAGCTCAAGCAGCGCCAGATTGCCGGTGTAAGCATCTTCCGCTCCCATAGGCGCTTGAATCGGCGCAGCCCTATCCGTCAACAGCCTCTTCACTTCATCTAACACCCTTTGCGGGTCCGCCCCGACCCGGTCGAGCTTGTTGATGAAGATGATCGTTGGCAGTCCGCGGTCTCGCAGCGCCTGCCAGATTACCTCCGTCTGCGCCTGTACGCCCTCGACGGCCGATACGACCAGCAGCGCGCCGTCCATGACGCGCAGCGACCGCTCCACCTCCGCCACGAAGTCGACATGGCCCGGCGTGTCGATAATATTCACCGTCATACCCTGCCAGTCAAAGCGTGTGACAGCGGCGCGCACCGAAATCCCCCGCTCCCGCTCCACGTCCAGCCAATCGGTTTGTGCGGTGCCATTGTCCACACTGCCCAGCGCGCGCGTCCTTCCGCTGTGGAACAAAATTTGTTCGGTTGTCGTTGTTTTCCCGGCATCCACGTGAGCGAAGATGCCGATATTGCGAATCTGCCTATGCTCTGCTGCCACTGGTGTCCGTCTCCCTTATCCTATGCTGTCCTTTTACTCTACCCCTCCCCTGAATATTGTGCAATATCCTGTACTCCGTTCAAAGCACGCTCCATTCGCATTCGGTTGCGGCACCCAGCAGCAGACGAGCAGTAGCAACCTATTCCGGAATTTCGAAGGAAGGAGAGCAAAAGCCACAGGCTGCTGCCCAACCTCTACTGACCACTTAGCCACTAGCCCAAGCCACCAACCACCTACCTTATAACCACTAACTACTAACTACTAACTACTAACTACTAACTACTAGGGATTTTAGCTTCCGCCCGCTTCCTCGAGCAAACGAATAGGAGAAGAGCAAATTCGCGGCAAGAAGTATACGAGAATGACATGAAGTAGGGCAAGCTCCTCTTGTGAAGCCATGAGAAACTCAGCGCCAGCTACGATGACATGACAGAGTGAAGTAAAAAACTCGAAGCGGCAGCCGATAGGCAGGCAAATCGTCACGCCGTGCGGCACCTGCTATGAAGATGAAGCAGGATATATGAGGCATCACCACTGGATCAATTGAAGGCCGGAATTATGGAAATGCGCCACATATGAGGCAATGCGCCACTTGGAGATAGAAGAAGTTGAAATAGAGCGTTGCTCATTACTACGAAGGGGAATCATCACACCTTGCCGTACTCGATCGAAATAAAGGAGGAAGATGGTGTTTTGTACAGGAGAGTAGGGCAGGAAGACTGGACCAGACTCATTTGGAAGGAAAAACGTATGTTTAGAGCTCGCTACGAAACGATAGAAGGAGTGCGAAGCAGCAGTTACTTTGAATTTACGGAGGCACTGCTCGTGAACCCCCCCAAATCCTCCCTTAGGAACCGAATAAAGGAATTATATGGTCTTATACTGGAGCTTGATCGGTTCCAACAGCAAATAAGGTAAAAAAGTGGATTTATCCCGCTCCAAATCGACGCCATTCAGCATCTGCGCAGCAAATAAGACCACATTTCCCCGCTAATTCGATCCAAATTTCTCCTTTGGCGAAATAAATCCACTTTTTCCCGCTATGTGTGACCGATTGAACCGATTGAACCTCGTCCGTCTGGACCCCGTCCGAGATCACGACCAACTGGATACTGGCCGCCCACTAGTTCCCACCATTCTCAGAAGTCCGGCCGCAAGCTGCGGAGCCTTCCGCTAAACCGCCGGGCTCAGCGTGCGGTACGCCGGAACAGCAACAAGGTTTGATCATCAGGTGTGACATAGCCGTTGTCTGCAGCCACATAGCGGTGGAGCTCCTCCACAATGGCTTGAGCGCTTTGCGTCAAATCAATGTCCTTCAGCCAGCGGCGAAGCTTCTGGTTGTTGTCAATGACATCAGGCTCACGGCTCTCGGTGACGCCGTCCGTATACATCATGACGAAATCGCCGGGCTCGAGCTTCACGCTGCGGGTTTTGTAAGTGAAGCGCGTGGACAACCCCAGCGCCACCCCGTCTGTGCGAATGTCGCGAAAGCGGTTGTACTTCGCCTTATATAATAAGGCCGGTTCATGCCCCGCACTTGAATAGTAGAACCGTTCCTTGTCCTGCATATACTTGCCCCAGAACATCGTAATGAACATCGTGGCCTCGCTGTTTTGCACGATAAACCGGTTCAGCGCCTGCAGCGCCATGTGCGGGTTGTGGGAGTGAACCAGCACGCTGTCCATCGTAAATTTGATGGTCGACATGAGAATCGCGGCCGGCATGCTTTTGCCGGCTACATCGGCAACCAGCAGCTTGACTCCCCGCTCCGTAGGCAGAACATTATAGAAATCTCCGCTCACCTTTCGAGCCGCCACGCTGACTACCCCGATCTCCGTACCTTCGGGCATGACCAGATTGTCCAAATTCGGGAGCAGGGACTTTTGCACATCCGCGGCGAGCGTCAGCTCCTCGAGCAGCTGTGTCCGGCTGCGGATCAGCTCCTCCCTTTCCCGGAAAGCAACACTATAGTACACCACGAACTCAATGAGAAATTGGAAGGACTTCCTCCAGATGAGAGGCAGCTCCGCATGCCGGCTGGTTACATCCAGATGGAGGCCGATCGCTTCCTCCAAACCAATCTGACTGCTCATAAATGCTCTGGAAATTTCCCTTGCTTGATCCAGCACCTGCTCCTCCTGGGTATGTAAATACTGTTCAAGCATACGCTCATACCGCTCTATCCATTGCTTATCCATGTAAGGCGGAATCTCCTTCACCCCGGGATCATTACTTTAATCGGTCCTTCAATTTCTGGACAGCGCGCTTCTGCATGCGGGATACGCTCATCTGCGAAATCGCCAGCCTGGAAGCTACCTGCCTCTGGGAGAGCCCTTGCTGGAAGAGAAGCTCCAGCACCTGACGCTCCACCTCGTCAAGCGCCTGCATCGCTTCCTCCAGGACCAACCGATCCTCCAGATGGCGGAAATCGTCATTGGCCGCTGCAATCAGATCGCCTCGCAAGGTCGTGCCTTCTTCGTCTTTGACCGGAACATCCAGCGATACCGGCCGGTAATAGTCCCGGCCCGCCAAGATCTCCACCGTCTCCTGTTCGGTCAAATCGAGCTCGGCAGCAATTTCTTTAATATTTGGCGAACGTCCCAAGCGCCCTGTCATGGCTTCGATCGTTTTTTGAACCTTTGCACCCTTTTCCTTGATTCGTCTCGGCACCTGAATGTACCAGGATTTATCGCGAAGATAGTTTTTCATATGTCCGATCATGCTTTTCATTGCATACGCTTCGAAGGGCACACCCTTGGCCGGGTCAAACTGCCGGAGCGACTGGTACAGCGACATCTGGCCCACCTGGAACAGATCCTCGAACAACTCGTTACGATTATAGGATAACTTATGTGCGCTCATTTTGACCATAGCTTCGAACTGGCGCAGCAGCCTGGTCGCCAATTCTTCGTTGTGCCCTTGTTGCAATTGCGCAATCCTGCTGTTCAGATCATTCAGATCGTCCTTCATCGCGAATCAACTCTCCCATTATTTCAAAAACTTCGTCAGAATCACTTCCGTCCCTTCTTCACTGATTACTTGCACCTCATCCATCAGCGCCTGCATCAAGTAGATGCCAAGTCCTCCCTCGACAACCTGCTGAATGTCGCTTTCCGTTACAGGCTGGGCATGGGAGGTTGCCGCTCCGGCATCGAAGCTGGCGCCATAATCCTTGACGGTAATCTTCATTCCTTCAGCAAAAGGTTCGAACCGGACATCGACTTTCTGGGCGTCATTGCCCGGATAGGCATGGAGCACCGCATTGTTCACCGCTTCGGATACGGCAACCTTCATGTCTTCGATCGCTTCATAGGAAAAACCGATATTGGCAGCAATGCCATATAAGGTATAGCGCACGACATCGATATATGCCGCTTCTGCTGGAATCTCCAACATCACCATCTTGTTCTTCAACACCAGCATATTCCCTCTTTCCTTTCCGTTACTGTTCGACTTCGCCTCACTGCCGAGAACCCCCGAGAA encodes the following:
- a CDS encoding FGGY-family carbohydrate kinase, translating into MLLGIDIGTTNMKAGLFALDGTQVAAASRPTPVHTHPEGFAVYDPEEMWQTALSAMEEALEKAGHPAVASIGITSMAEAGLLVDRTSGSPRSLFLPWYETCSVPQAERIEREADVYERFTKSGLHLSFKHGLPKLLWLKERDASSFDNAVWLSASGYIAYRLTGQFAFDYSLAARTYAFRIDTKEWDQPWIRHFGIDPAIFPEAHPAGATVGKVQTGIGRLQPGTPVGISGHDHVCAALSVGAIEPGVVYDSMGTAETLVGTFPERPLGRREYESGLSYGCHVAPGHYFWMGGNSASGGSVEWWRTQLGDEPVRYEELLRWLDEGNAQPSGMLYYPYLSGSGAPSPDARAKAALIGFTKQHSRRDLIQAVLEGTAYQLEAIRREAEAIGGFPIRRLLVVGGGTRNPHWLRIKADIVNCELLVPPVEEATMLGAALTSAAGAGVYGSIEEAGAAALRREAQLIQPDPERHAHYRKLYEEGYAALQPALREFYGKFA
- a CDS encoding GTP-binding protein, with translation MAAEHRQIRNIGIFAHVDAGKTTTTEQILFHSGRTRALGSVDNGTAQTDWLDVERERGISVRAAVTRFDWQGMTVNIIDTPGHVDFVAEVERSLRVMDGALLVVSAVEGVQAQTEVIWQALRDRGLPTIIFINKLDRVGADPQRVLDEVKRLLTDRAAPIQAPMGAEDAYTGNLALLELLQDALLPEAEAFETQLIETAAEQDEQLLERYLNDQPIAREELAALVWSLTRQARLVPVLFGAANRGIGVEALMDAMVIGVPEPQGDMQAPVSGVVFKLERDPAMGKLAYVRLYSGTVHNRESVRNATQDIEEKVTQIRKIDGQRAEDVGVLAAGDIAAVCGWNRVRIGDVIGDPAHVPEAPRMAVPLLTVQVRWRSEADYPAVVAALQELADEDPLLDLQWLQGQRELHLKVMGPIQVEVLSHIMRSRFGLEVAFDPPSVIYKETPAGVGEGYVAYLTPKPCWAILRFRIEPLERGSGLQYSSIVRTDRLLESYQNEVERRVPEALQQGLRGWEVTDLRVTLIEGEHHVWHTHPLDFVVATPMGIMDGLNRIGTKLLEPMLRFRISVPEEVGGRVMNELLGMRGRFDTPVVRQERMELEGELPVATSLDFPARFGSMTKGRGVLSTFFAGYQECPPDVEAERPRVGVNPLDQAKYILAVRSAITSS
- a CDS encoding PP2C family protein-serine/threonine phosphatase; this translates as MDKQWIERYERMLEQYLHTQEEQVLDQAREISRAFMSSQIGLEEAIGLHLDVTSRHAELPLIWRKSFQFLIEFVVYYSVAFREREELIRSRTQLLEELTLAADVQKSLLPNLDNLVMPEGTEIGVVSVAARKVSGDFYNVLPTERGVKLLVADVAGKSMPAAILMSTIKFTMDSVLVHSHNPHMALQALNRFIVQNSEATMFITMFWGKYMQDKERFYYSSAGHEPALLYKAKYNRFRDIRTDGVALGLSTRFTYKTRSVKLEPGDFVMMYTDGVTESREPDVIDNNQKLRRWLKDIDLTQSAQAIVEELHRYVAADNGYVTPDDQTLLLFRRTAR
- a CDS encoding sigma-70 family RNA polymerase sigma factor encodes the protein MKDDLNDLNSRIAQLQQGHNEELATRLLRQFEAMVKMSAHKLSYNRNELFEDLFQVGQMSLYQSLRQFDPAKGVPFEAYAMKSMIGHMKNYLRDKSWYIQVPRRIKEKGAKVQKTIEAMTGRLGRSPNIKEIAAELDLTEQETVEILAGRDYYRPVSLDVPVKDEEGTTLRGDLIAAANDDFRHLEDRLVLEEAMQALDEVERQVLELLFQQGLSQRQVASRLAISQMSVSRMQKRAVQKLKDRLK
- the rsbW gene encoding anti-sigma B factor RsbW, whose translation is MLVLKNKMVMLEIPAEAAYIDVVRYTLYGIAANIGFSYEAIEDMKVAVSEAVNNAVLHAYPGNDAQKVDVRFEPFAEGMKITVKDYGASFDAGAATSHAQPVTESDIQQVVEGGLGIYLMQALMDEVQVISEEGTEVILTKFLK